The Verrucomicrobiota bacterium genome contains the following window.
CGACCTCGACGAATACAAGCAGATTGGAGCTATTCCCGATCCCATTCAGCCCGTCAATCGCGGCACCTTCTGGGTGAACCACCAGCTCTACCGGTACATCCTCAAGCCGATCTCGAGGACCTACGACACCCTCTTTCCCAAGCCTGTCAGAACAGGGATCTACAACGTCTGCGACAACCTTGCGTTCCCGGTCCGCTTCGTGAACGACACCCTTCAGGGGAATCTGAAACGCGCCGGCGGAGAGGCCGAGAAATTCGGTCTCAATAGTACCATCGGCCTCCTCGGCATCTTCCGCATCTCCGACCGATTCCCATCGCTGGCTGACATCCCTGCCGCCGATACTGGCCAGACCTTTGCGAAGTGGGGGGTTCCGCACGGCTTCTACCTGGTACTTCCCTTCTATGGGGCGAAGAGCCTGCGCGATACCGTCGGCCTTGCGGGAGACTACGCCTTGAGTCCTATTTTCTGGGTTTCAATCTGGCTGACCAGCATCCCCTGGGTTCCAGCAGTAACCGCGCCAGACTCCGTGCGCACCCTGCATGATAAACTCGCCGCCTACGAGTCGCTCACTAACAACTCCATGGATCGCTACCTCGCAGTCCGAAGCGCTTGGGTGCAGTACCGCAAGAAGGTAGCCGATCAGTAGCGGCCACAGAAACGTGTTGCGAAACTCTTCGCGTGTTTCAAATCATCACTTCCTAAAGAAGGAAGTGGAGCGGGCGAAGGGATTGTATTCACCTCACTCCCGTGAGGTGAACCCTACGGGTCCTCCTTCGGAGGCTACTACTCGGCCTTCCCAGGCCTCGTTTCGAACCAATAACTCGGGCTCAAATCCTTGAATCAGTCACTTCCTAAAGAAGGAAGTGGAGCGGGCGAAGGGATTCGAACCCTCGACATCAACCTTGGCAAGGTTGCACTCTACCAACTGAGTTACGCCCGCATCGACTAGCGATTTCTAACGCTACGAAAGAGGGAGAGCCTGGTCAAGGGGAGATTTGTACACTTCCCCTAGGATCCCTTCAGAGAATAAAAAACCGGCGTGGAGGATCTCCCCACGCCGGTTGAATGATTGTATCCTGTGATTAGTTCGACTTCGGCGAGGGGCCCGCCCCCCTCTTGTGCATCTTGTCGAGGACGGGTTGTATTGAGGGGTCTGCCTTCAGCAGCGAGTCATGCCTGATCTGCTCGAGGGATCGATGCGCGACATGCTTGGCCTCCTTGGTCTGTGCATCTTTGACCGCTTCGCGGGCCGCGACCAACTGGGGATCATTCTTGATCTTGTGCATATCGGTCTTGAGTTGCTGACGCTCGGCATCCGTCAAGCTAGCGCGAGCCCCATCATGATGATGGGGTCCTTTCTTCCATCCTCCACCCCCTCCGTTGGAGCTAGTTCCGGAAACGGAATTAGTAGATAGCGTAGATGTATTCTGATCCTGAGCCTTCAGCGTCGGAAGTGCGCCAAAGGTTATCAGGCCCAGCGATAGCAGAGGGATGAGGATCTTGTTCGGGGTGTTGTTTGTGTTCATCAAGAGTGTGAACACCACCATTCAGAAAAAGTTGCGGCTTTTTTTAGCACTCTAGGGAACAAAGGGATGAGACACTCGGGCAGGTGATTTAGGTGTAGAATTTCCTCGGGTAATCCATTAAGCTTTTTACAGTAAGACCTCGGTGGAGTTCATTAACTCAATCAACTCGGCGGAGGATTGCTTTATGGTTCGTTAGCCAAGCGGTTAGGCACGGGTCTGCAAAACCTGTTAGACTGGTTCGACTCCAGTACGAACCTCCACTTTTTTTGATGCGGCGATGCTGCTAGGACTGCCGGATGGGAATTGTCCGGGCGCTCACTTTGTCGATAGTGATTCCGAGCAACTTCGCGGCTGCCAGTCGGTACTGCTCCATTTGCCCCTCGTATTGTTGGGCGATTGCTTCAGGAGTAGAACGGTTGGTCTTGTAATCATAAATCCGGGCTTCCACGGCCTTGCCTCCCTCCCGCCGAATATGGACCCGGTCGAAGATCCCGCTGATCCATTTTCCACCAGCCATCAAGTCGAACGGCTTCTCGTTCCAGAGAATCCAATCTTCACCGGGTTTTGAGAAAACTTCCTCAGCCTCTGCCGACTTGAGGAAGATTTCCAAAAGTTCACGGGCCGGTTTGGAACAGCTGGAGAGATCGATTTTTGCAGTGTCCCACTCGATCCGAGAGAGCAACTCGTGGATCTCGGTTCCAAGATCGGCAGCCTCCAGAGAGATGGCACTATCCCCTTCGGGCTGGGCAACCTTCGCAACTTTCTTTCCAGTCAGAGAAGAAGGAGAAACCGGATGAGGAGTTCCCGCGATACACTTAGGAAGATCCACAGTTGTGGCATCCCCGGAAAGACTCACCTCCACATCCGTATGGAGAGGATGGCTGTCGTACCAGTCCGCGTGTCCCGACACGAACGCCTGATCATCGGAAAGGGTCAGGCGGAGTAATCTGGCGAAGCTCTTGGCCGTCGTGCTGGTTGCGAGCTTCGAGGTCAGCACGTAGAGGGCGAACTTGGACCGCGTCATTGCCACATAGGCCGTGCAGAGCTTGCCGTATTCACTCTCTGCTCTCAGCGACTCGGTTGCCTCTCTCATCACGGGATCTGCTGCCGAATGATTCTTGGAGGGAAGCAGGCAGCCCCAGCTTGGGGGCTCTCCTTCAAGATGGAGGGCATCCGTATTCCCAGCGCCCTTACCCTCTAAACCGGAGACGATGGTCATGTCGAAGGTCAGCCCTTTGGACTGGTGGACTGTCATCACGCGGACGACTCCTGTTGATTCAGGCTCCTGAACTACATGACTCTCCAGGAAGGCAATAAACTCGGCGATGTCCCCGCGACGACCCTTGTCGTACTCAGCAGCCGCCGAAAGAAAGCTCTCATAACGCGATTCCAGGAAGCTGCCCAAAGTGATACCCTCCACCCATGACCGCGCGGTCGCTTCGTATCCCTCTGCGGCTATCTTTTCCAGCGCCTTGCTACGGAATATTTCCTCATCGTTGCCCAGCAATACCGCCAGTGGAGAAGATAGCAGGAGCATACGCGAGAGCCTGTCGTCTGGCGATGCTGTGAACCGGAACGCTGCCAGCAGCACCGCACCGAGAGGATTGTCGGTGCAGGGATTTGCCTTGCCCTCCAGAGAGACCGGAATCCCCCGAGCCTGGAGCAGAGCAGCCACATGAGCCGCGTGTTCGTTCTTCGTGTGGAGTACCGCGCAGCTCAGGCCGCGTTCCCAAGGGCGCACATCCTCAAGGATATCGGCGATCTTGCGGTGGAGCATGGGTGAGCCCTCTTCATCGTTACCTGCCTCCGATTCGACCGACTCCCAGCGGACATAGCCACGCAGGTCTTCGTTCTTGTCGGCTATGATATGTTTTTTCCAACCCTGTTCCCAGGCGATGAGCGTCTTCTCAGGAATCTCAAGCTTCGGAGCCACTCCGGCCAGTGAACCGAAGACCATGTTCACTATATCCACGATCGGTTTGGCCGAGCGGTAGGAATGATCGAGGGCAGACTCCTGGATCCTCTTCTCCCCCGGAGTACTGCAGCCGCGGTTGTACTTCTCAAAGATCTCGAAGAAGAGCTTCGGATCACCCCCGCGCCATGAGTAGATCGCCTGCTTGGTGTCCCCCACATAGAAGAGCGAGCGTCCCTCACTGTCGTCTTGGATGACCTCGTCGATGAAAGGCTCCAGGACGCTCCACTGGATCCGGCTCGTATCTTGAAACTCGTCGAGCAGCCAGTGATCGAGCTTCGCGTTCAGGCGGTAACCGGCACTGGCCATCCATTCACCGCTCTTCACCTGGGAGGCCAGGAGATCGGTCACGTCCGAGAAGGTCATCCTGCCGCGACTGCGTGTCGTCTCGTGGTAGGTAGTCTCGAAGTTCTCCATGAATTGGTGGAGCGCCTTGCTGCGCTCCAGGAGGCTCTCGTAGATAGGTCGGAGCAGTGCATGCACCAGTGCCTCACGGGCCGCAGGAACGCCACCCCTCAGATAGACGCGAGCAGCAGCCGCACCCCCTGTCGGGATGTAATCGCAGTCCTTATTGGCTGTCTGCTTGCAGAGCTTTTCCGAAACGAATTTATCGAGCTCCTCGCTCCAGGCCGTGCCGGGGCGTTGAGCAATTGCAAGGTCGAGATTGGTTCTCCAGAGGCCCTTGGATCCTTCGGTGAGATCCGGGTGCTCCTGCAGGATAGCTGCCCAGAGAGCCTCCGCGGCTGACTTCACGGCACCGGATGAGAGGATCGCGCTCGCTCCCCCCTTCCAGATCGAGGGCGAGTCGCCCCACATCATTTCAGGCCTTCTGAGGAACTTCGCGTGGTACCCCTCCACCGCCCGCAGCAGCGTGCGGAAGACCTCCCTCTCTCCCTGCCTCCGCGAAATCTTGCGTACCAGATCGAGAAACTCCGATCCTCCGGTCGACTTCACGGATGCTCTGAAGATAGACGCCAAGGAATCCATGCGTGCCTGCTCGAGTTCCGAGTCCCCGATCATGGAGAATTCCCCCGGCAGTCCCGACTCCAGCGGGAAGGCGCGCGCTATCCTGGCAAAGAGGCTGTCGATTGTCCCCATGGTGAGGACTCCAGCCTGAAGGGCAAATTCCCGGAGAAGCTCCCGACAGCGCGCCTCATCTAGGTCAGGGATTTCTGTCCCCTTACGCAGGTTCTCGATGTCGGTGTCCTTCCGGAGTGTCTTGAGTTTCTCGGGATCAAGCACCGCATGAGCGAGCCTGAGGAAAACCGCATCGAGGAACTCACCCGCAGCCTTCTTGGTGAAGGTCAGTGCGGCGATCTTGCGCGGCTCCACACCCAGCGCCATGAGCGTTACCATACGGCTTGTGAGCTGGTAGGTCTTGCCGCTGCCCGCATTGGCCACGAGCATCATGTTGGAAATAAGCCTGCTCACAAGACGGCCTCCTTCTTTCCTTCAAGATATCGGATGGTTTCCTCGTCGATGCAGTGCTCTGGCTTTCCGTTAAGGAAGAGCGACTCGAATTTGTCCTCCCAGTTCGAAGGGAGCGTCCGGGGTGGCCAGAAGACACCGCCGACCAATCGAGATGCCACCGCTTCAGCGCACTTCACGGCCGATTCCATCTGCTCAGTATCCAACTCGAGAGCCTTCACACCGCTCTGCTCGGGATCGGCCGCCAGCACCAGGTAGGCGGTCTCGACAGGACGTCCCGGGTAGAGAGTTTCCGCTATCCTGCGATAGAGCGGAAGCTGAAGGTCCGTCCAGGCCTTGGGCTTTCCTTTGACAGTGACCTCTGCCTCCTTGAAGAACGCTGCTGCCGGCGATCCGAAATGCTTCTTCTCCGGCTTGGTGAGGCTGCCCTGGGACTTGTAGTCGATGATGCGGATGAGATCCCCGTTTTCCTCGATCCGGTCGATCTTGGCCGTAAGCTTGAGCCCGGCAAGGGAAAGCACCTGCGGGTGGTCGGCACCGATCTTGTATTCGCTCTCCAGAATGCGCCATCCCTTGGCATATTCCTCGGCCTGAACCCTCGCGAAGGAAATCAGCCTCACACGAGCGGCCTCGAGCTGCACTCTCACCGCCGGCGAGGGATCCTGACCGAAGCGCTCCCTCGACTCGGTCTCCAGGTGCGAGAGGATCAGCGCCTCGATCACCTTGCGATCCCCCTCACCTCGGGATTCTTTCCCGAACCGCTCCAGTACCCTGTGGATCAGGTCGCCGAACTGCATCGCGTCCATCTCACGGGCCTCCGGATCATAGGAGGCCGCACGCAATCGTCGCTCCAAGTAGAAACGGAACGGGCAGGCCAGGTAGGAGCTGAAGTCCGTGGGACTGATCCTCGTGATCAGTTCGTCGTCGGGCTTGGGAAGGTGCCAAGGCCAGGAGTGCTCACGACGCAGAGGGGTGCCGGAGCCCTCGGCCTTCTCAAAGAGCACAAGAACACGAGCCGCCAGCTGCTCCGGCACGCAACGCATGAGGAGTCCCGAGGGAACGCAGGGGCTTCCGTCGGGACCGAACTTGGAAAAACTGGCGCGGAAGTCTTCCGCAGGCCGCGCATTGCTCAGGCACGTGAGGAAATAGGCGTCTCTCGCGCGGCGGGAGGCATTGTCGGCGATCCCGAATTCACGGCGCTTCTGATCGGGTAGGAAGGGATGCCCGTCGGTCGAGGCCGGAAGTCGTCCCTCCACACAACCGCAGAGAGCCAGTCGCTTACCCTCAGCCCAGGGGGCCTCGAGCCAGCCCGAGAGGTCTGTATCACCCTCTTGGGAGGCTCCGAATTTTTTACTACGGGCAAGCGAACGCACCAGCGCCACATCGCGCGCCTTCTGTGGTTCGGGCCAGGAACTAAAAACCGGTGAGCTTTCCTCGCAGGCTTCCAGCACAGCTTCCGCACCCGCGGGGTCATCGGACCAGGCCTCCGTAAGCACACAGGCAGAATCCTTAGCAAAGGACGCATCGAGTTCTTTCAAAAGGCGCGCAATCTGGGGCCGGGATTTTGAGGACTCCAGGCAGCCAGCCGCCTGGGTGATAGTTTCCGCAAGGAGCTCCACCATCATCTCGCCGCAGGCCTCCAGGAGCTCCTTCTGGGAGAGACCGCACTGAGCCCCAATCCATGCAGCGAATCGGGGCGCCTCCAACAGCCTTCTCAGGGTCCTGAGATTGCGGTCCCGTCTGAGAGAGATCCATTCGGCAGCCACGATTGCCGGTTCTGTGAGCGAGAGAGGTTCACCCTCCGGAAGGAACGGGCTGCCTCCGCGTTGGAGCAGTTCCGCATTGAAGGCAGGACCCAGCTCTGGATCTCCCAGCACCAGCGAATAGCTTCCCCGGGGCTCGGCTCCCGACATGAAATCCACAGCCTTTGAGGCCTCCTCCACCGGATCCTTGGCCATCACGATCTGGTCTTGGAATAGCGAGATTTCCGACTCGCGCCACTCGCTTGTGATCGGCCTCCCCCAGCCCTCGAAACCGCCACCCATGGTTCCCGGCTTCCAGACCAGAACTGTCACAGGGATCCCCTGCTCCATGAGTGACTCGGCGCGCTTTTCGGCGATCTTCGGCAGATCCGGGATACAGGTGATGAAGAGCCTCTTCAATTCGTTGGCTGGGCCCTTGATCCCATCAAGTCGTGCGACGTTCGGATCGCTCAGTCCGTGGCGTTGGAGCTCTGCCAGGTAGCTCTTAGTGAGCGGGGCCAGCTCAGCCCAGCGCTCGGCATCCTCATCGCAG
Protein-coding sequences here:
- a CDS encoding VacJ family lipoprotein translates to MSIRKLLLLPMLLLGALALSSNANCSASIPKSRISDGKSVASHASLASDNDLDEYKQIGAIPDPIQPVNRGTFWVNHQLYRYILKPISRTYDTLFPKPVRTGIYNVCDNLAFPVRFVNDTLQGNLKRAGGEAEKFGLNSTIGLLGIFRISDRFPSLADIPAADTGQTFAKWGVPHGFYLVLPFYGAKSLRDTVGLAGDYALSPIFWVSIWLTSIPWVPAVTAPDSVRTLHDKLAAYESLTNNSMDRYLAVRSAWVQYRKKVADQ
- a CDS encoding UvrD-helicase domain-containing protein, coding for MSRLISNMMLVANAGSGKTYQLTSRMVTLMALGVEPRKIAALTFTKKAAGEFLDAVFLRLAHAVLDPEKLKTLRKDTDIENLRKGTEIPDLDEARCRELLREFALQAGVLTMGTIDSLFARIARAFPLESGLPGEFSMIGDSELEQARMDSLASIFRASVKSTGGSEFLDLVRKISRRQGEREVFRTLLRAVEGYHAKFLRRPEMMWGDSPSIWKGGASAILSSGAVKSAAEALWAAILQEHPDLTEGSKGLWRTNLDLAIAQRPGTAWSEELDKFVSEKLCKQTANKDCDYIPTGGAAAARVYLRGGVPAAREALVHALLRPIYESLLERSKALHQFMENFETTYHETTRSRGRMTFSDVTDLLASQVKSGEWMASAGYRLNAKLDHWLLDEFQDTSRIQWSVLEPFIDEVIQDDSEGRSLFYVGDTKQAIYSWRGGDPKLFFEIFEKYNRGCSTPGEKRIQESALDHSYRSAKPIVDIVNMVFGSLAGVAPKLEIPEKTLIAWEQGWKKHIIADKNEDLRGYVRWESVESEAGNDEEGSPMLHRKIADILEDVRPWERGLSCAVLHTKNEHAAHVAALLQARGIPVSLEGKANPCTDNPLGAVLLAAFRFTASPDDRLSRMLLLSSPLAVLLGNDEEIFRSKALEKIAAEGYEATARSWVEGITLGSFLESRYESFLSAAAEYDKGRRGDIAEFIAFLESHVVQEPESTGVVRVMTVHQSKGLTFDMTIVSGLEGKGAGNTDALHLEGEPPSWGCLLPSKNHSAADPVMREATESLRAESEYGKLCTAYVAMTRSKFALYVLTSKLATSTTAKSFARLLRLTLSDDQAFVSGHADWYDSHPLHTDVEVSLSGDATTVDLPKCIAGTPHPVSPSSLTGKKVAKVAQPEGDSAISLEAADLGTEIHELLSRIEWDTAKIDLSSCSKPARELLEIFLKSAEAEEVFSKPGEDWILWNEKPFDLMAGGKWISGIFDRVHIRREGGKAVEARIYDYKTNRSTPEAIAQQYEGQMEQYRLAAAKLLGITIDKVSARTIPIRQS
- a CDS encoding PD-(D/E)XK nuclease family protein; translation: MANPKILFLERPQSLADQVAEALLEGVPSGPFDLSQTEVWIPTSGAARRIRHSLAKISETRGSGVLSPRFSSPMKALLPSAVALASRTDREAAWGLVLQKAPRDSIEHLFPRNEVLEGEQALLGTAGMLCDLCDMLAEGGITPLLPRIQEVCDEDAERWAELAPLTKSYLAELQRHGLSDPNVARLDGIKGPANELKRLFITCIPDLPKIAEKRAESLMEQGIPVTVLVWKPGTMGGGFEGWGRPITSEWRESEISLFQDQIVMAKDPVEEASKAVDFMSGAEPRGSYSLVLGDPELGPAFNAELLQRGGSPFLPEGEPLSLTEPAIVAAEWISLRRDRNLRTLRRLLEAPRFAAWIGAQCGLSQKELLEACGEMMVELLAETITQAAGCLESSKSRPQIARLLKELDASFAKDSACVLTEAWSDDPAGAEAVLEACEESSPVFSSWPEPQKARDVALVRSLARSKKFGASQEGDTDLSGWLEAPWAEGKRLALCGCVEGRLPASTDGHPFLPDQKRREFGIADNASRRARDAYFLTCLSNARPAEDFRASFSKFGPDGSPCVPSGLLMRCVPEQLAARVLVLFEKAEGSGTPLRREHSWPWHLPKPDDELITRISPTDFSSYLACPFRFYLERRLRAASYDPEAREMDAMQFGDLIHRVLERFGKESRGEGDRKVIEALILSHLETESRERFGQDPSPAVRVQLEAARVRLISFARVQAEEYAKGWRILESEYKIGADHPQVLSLAGLKLTAKIDRIEENGDLIRIIDYKSQGSLTKPEKKHFGSPAAAFFKEAEVTVKGKPKAWTDLQLPLYRRIAETLYPGRPVETAYLVLAADPEQSGVKALELDTEQMESAVKCAEAVASRLVGGVFWPPRTLPSNWEDKFESLFLNGKPEHCIDEETIRYLEGKKEAVL